In Zingiber officinale cultivar Zhangliang chromosome 1A, Zo_v1.1, whole genome shotgun sequence, a genomic segment contains:
- the LOC122038267 gene encoding pentatricopeptide repeat-containing protein At1g09900-like produces MDLLTSSSLLPIPTATPRSLLPLLRRPLPFYLSPFSSVPRRRPRARSLSLHVASRTPTRGRRRPPDPSNEHLLRLVHRGELDESLRFVESMVVQGEVPNIIPCTSLIRGFCRHGRTGNAARVLSILESSGAAPDVITYNVMIAGLCKSGEPDAALDVLRRMSVAPDVVTYNTVLQCLCDRARLKQGLELLDEMLQTGCAPDLFTYTILIEAACKESGVQQAMKLLDEMRTKGCTPDVVTYNVLINGMCKEGRLKEAIEFLDHMPSYGCNPNVISHNIILRSMCSTGRWVDAEKLFAEMIQKGCSPSVVSFNILINFLCRRGQMGRAITLLDKMHEHGCTPNSLSYNPVIHGFCKEKKMDRAVECLDKMVSRGCYPDIVTYNTLLTALCKDGKVDVAVEMLQQLEDKGCSPVLISYNTVIDGLSKVGNTEKAVEFLKEMLHKGLRPDVITFASLVAGLTREGKVTEAISIFEELQKIGIVPNAIIYNSIILGLCKLQQTVRAIDFFATMISDGRMPTESTYTILIEGLTNEGLTEEATQLHFELCSRGVVKKKVVNVITNT; encoded by the coding sequence ATGGATCTCTTAACCTCTTCCTCTCTCCTCCCAATTCCAACCGCCACACCTCGctccctcctccctctcctccGGCGACCGCTCCCATTTTACCTGTCGCCCTTCTCCTCCGTCCCTCGCCGCCGCCCTCGAGCACGCTCCCTCTCCCTCCACGTCGCGAGTCGCACTCCTACTCGCGGCCGTCGCCGCCCACCCGACCCATCCAACGAACACCTCCTCCGCCTCGTACACCGAGGCGAACTCGATGAGAGCCTCCGCTTCGTCGAATCCATGGTCGTCCAAGGTGAGGTCCCCAACATCATCCCCTGCACCAGCCTCATCCGCGGCTTCTGCCGCCACGGACGCACCGGCAACGCCGCCCGCGTGCTCTCCATCCTCGAGTCCTCCGGCGCCGCCCCCGACGTCATCACCTACAACGTGATGATCGCTGGCCTCTGCAAGTCCGGCGAGCCCGATGCCGCCCTCGATGTCCTCCGCCGCATGTCCGTCGCGCCCGACGTCGTCACTTACAACACCGTCCTCCAGTGCCTCTGCGATCGTGCTCGCCTTAAGCAGGGCCTCGAGTTGCTCGACGAAATGCTCCAGACAGGTTGCGCCCCGGACCTGTTCACCTACACGATACTAATCGAAGCGGCTTGTAAGGAGAGCGGCGTCCAGCAAGCAATGAAGCTCCTGGACGAGATGCGGACCAAGGGATGCACGCCGGACGTCGTCACATACAACGTCTTGATCAACGGCATGTGCAAGGAGGGCAGGTTGAAAGAAGCAATCGAGTTCTTGGATCACATGCCTTCCTACGGCTGCAATCCCAACGTCATTTCCCACAATATCATCCTCAGGAGCATGTGTAGCACAGGCAGGTGGGTGGACGCCGAGAAGCTGTTTGCTGAAATGATTCAGAAGGGTTGCTCGCCCAGTGTTGTCTCTTTCAACATCCTCATCAACTTCTTGTGCCGTCGAGGACAGATGGGTCGCGCCATTACTCTGTTGGATAAGATGCACGAGCATGGGTGCACCCCCAATTCATTGAGCTATAACCCAGTCATCCATGGgttttgcaaggagaagaagatggATAGGGCAGTGGAGTGCTTGGATAAGATGGTTTCGAGAGGGTGTTACCCAGACATTGTCACATACAACACTTTGCTTACTGCATTGTGCAAAGATGGTAAGGTTGATGTTGCTGTGGAAATGCTTCAACAACTTGAAGACAAGGGATGTTCCCCTGTCTTGATTTCATATAACACTGTCATTGATGGGCTCTCTAAAGTTGGGAATACGGAGAAGGCAGTTGAGTTTCTAAAGGAGATGCTGCATAAGGGACTTCGTCCTGACGTGATTACCTTTGCTTCTCTAGTTGCCGGTCTAACTAGAGAAGGCAAGGTCACTGAGGCAATCAGTATATTTGAGGAGTTGCAGAAGATAGGCATTGTACCCAATGCAATTATATATAACTCAATCATTTTGGGGCTATGTAAATTGCAGCAGACTGTTCGTGCCATTGATTTCTTTGCTACCATGATCTCTGATGGTCGTATGCCTACTGAATCCACCTATACCATTCTCATTGAAGGACTAACTAATGAAGGACTGACAGAAGAGGCTACACAGTTACATTTTGAATTGTGTTCTAGAGGAGTTGTTAAGAAGAAGGTGGTAAATGTGATTACTAACACATAG